The Synechocystis sp. PCC 7509 genome includes a window with the following:
- a CDS encoding radical SAM protein, translating into MAPLVANYYLTYRCNARCHFCNIWALEPPKEADYETIQHNLVDLRKLGVNYIDFTGGEPLLRADVGQIYHEAKRLGFMTSMTTNTILYPKKAKEVQGVVDFLNFSLDGADSETHDRSRGVRIFDNLVESVKIAQSLGEYPVLNHTVTAQNYERIDEIGELGLRLGARVWLNPAFTAYDNYNSQKNPTPDMVAAIQASGKKYKNVGYNKAALAFIEAGGNDTKNPRCKAVDAVIAISPDDQLLLPCYHFAQSGVPINGKLYELYRESEEVEKYRASQGKLSVCEGCTVWCYLIPSFNMGVDKYWWLNTVTYASEFLARKRFLQRA; encoded by the coding sequence ATGGCTCCACTGGTTGCCAACTACTACTTGACCTATCGGTGTAATGCTCGCTGTCACTTTTGTAACATTTGGGCATTAGAACCACCGAAAGAAGCCGATTATGAGACAATTCAACATAATTTGGTTGATTTACGCAAGCTAGGTGTAAATTACATTGATTTTACTGGGGGCGAACCATTGTTACGCGCCGATGTTGGTCAAATATACCACGAGGCAAAGCGTCTAGGGTTTATGACCAGCATGACGACAAATACAATTTTGTATCCCAAAAAAGCCAAAGAAGTTCAAGGAGTCGTAGACTTTTTAAATTTTTCTTTAGATGGCGCGGATTCTGAAACTCACGACCGATCGAGAGGAGTCAGAATTTTTGACAATTTGGTAGAATCGGTAAAAATTGCCCAATCTTTAGGGGAATATCCCGTACTCAACCACACTGTCACAGCGCAAAACTACGAGCGAATTGATGAGATTGGCGAATTAGGATTGCGATTAGGGGCGAGAGTATGGCTAAATCCAGCCTTTACCGCCTATGACAACTATAATTCCCAGAAAAACCCGACTCCCGACATGGTGGCGGCAATTCAAGCCAGTGGGAAGAAGTACAAAAATGTCGGGTACAATAAAGCTGCATTGGCTTTTATTGAAGCTGGCGGCAATGATACCAAAAACCCCCGTTGTAAAGCGGTAGATGCGGTAATTGCAATTTCTCCTGACGACCAACTGCTGTTGCCTTGTTACCACTTTGCCCAATCGGGCGTACCCATTAACGGTAAGCTTTATGAGCTTTATCGAGAATCGGAAGAAGTGGAGAAGTATCGCGCTTCTCAAGGTAAGCTATCAGTCTGTGAAGGCTGTACAGTATGGTGTTATTTGATCCCCAGCTTCAATATGGGTGTAGACAAATACTGGTGGCTAAATACAGTAACTTATGCCAGCGAATTTTTGGCAAGAAAACGATTCTTACAACGAGCTTGA